CTCAGATTTTCTTAAAATAGAAAGTGTTCGTGGCAAGGTACGATATATATTTAGTTTCTACTATATGGGGCATCTACTGGACATTTGGACCTAAGATATTTTTTATTCTGATTGCAGGAGTACAAATTAATGTCTAAGGTTTTCTCAGACTTTGAACTTCTTAATCAGGTTTGTTAATGCTTTTTTGTCAGAAAAAACAATTTCAGTTAACTTACCTTCCTTGTTCAACAATAGAAAGTGAGTAATGTTTAATTACACTAGTCACGCAGTTATATGACATTTTAGTAACATTTGTAGATGCACTTTGACAAATCATTTGGAGCTTATTTCGATTTCGGAAATCACACAGAAAAGGTATGTTGTGCATATTGCTGTTTTTGCCTATTTTGATCTGGCCTTTCAAGTAAATTGAAAGTTCTTCTTTATCCGGACAACAGAAAACAAAAACCAACCATGCTTGTTTGTTTTGCTAAACGACCACGCATGCTTTTACTTGGCTTAACTTAAAAAAGTGCTACATATTTCACTGCTTCGGGACCTGAAGGTACCATCCCATTGCATGCGACACATCTAAGGCAAAATAAAGgtgaaaatataattttaaacCTAATACAGGAATCATATGCATCTAAGCTGAAATAGTATAACCGAAAAGATGATGGATAAAATGAAATCATTTGCACACACTTCGGCACTTCATGCTACTCAGTTAACAAGAAACTAACTTTTAGTTCTGTAATCTGATGGGCCGCTCTTAAAAATGTGAACTGAGAAAGTCCATAAACATGCAAAAAACAGAGAACCCTCTTCATTACAAGAACCAGTTCAAACTTCACACTTCACAGATAGTTCTCATAATAATTTGTAAGAAATTATGGacaaaattgtaaaattttacCATATGCTTCTATAGTACAAGGAATTGTAAGCTTTATTAGACTAATCAGATAGTAATGCTATATTTTTCACAATGACCCATTCCATTTCTCATATACATATCATTCAGGTTCGTTTGTCTTGGAAACTAGTGGATGGACCAAATAATATCTTGAGCAGACAGCTTATTCGAGAAGTTTTAGAGGAGCCAATACTAAGATTTGTTCCTCATATTGGTTATGTTAGCCTTTTTCCATTTATCTGGAAAATTGTTCCTGCGGTAAGTTGCATAAAATTCACTCTAATAAATCATATCTCATAGCTATTCCGGGGGTGCACCTCTATTCTTTTTCTGGCATAATCTAAAGAGAAAAAACCCAACTTGTAGCATGAAGCTTTGGAGATCGCTGCTTTTTTTTTATCTTGTTTTTTATCTACCAGTCGTAGAACAGAGGGAATATGTTAATCATTTAATAATCATATCACATGATTTATGTCGGCATATCTATGGACAACAATCATGGATCTTAGAGAAACAGCTCGACCTCATCTCAGACAAGGCAATCTTGTGGAGTGACTTTGGAATTCGCTCGCTAGCGAAAACAAGGTAACGAACATAATTTCCGCCAATTATGCTTAATTTAGAACTTCATAGAACAAAAAAATTAACATCATGTTTTATTGTCACAGCTCGTTGTACATGAAGTACAATACCGAAAATGATGCGCCTTATTGGAGAGGTTCAATTTGGATAAATATGAACTACTTGATTCTATCCTCACTGCACCACTACACCAAAGGTAGAAGCCAAGATTGAAAAGAAAAAGACATTTTCTTGAAGGATTGACAAATTTATATCTTACTTTTGCATCTCTCCTCAACATCTAACATGCTTTTCTCTCAATGATATTAGAGAATGGACCATACAGGGAGAGGGCCGAGAAGATCTACAATAACTTGAGAGACAATTTAGTAAGGTACTGCTGGGATGATCTTTGTCCGCATGATGTATTTTCTGTGTCATATAATAGTTTCTGAATTATTCTTTTAATGTTCTTTTTCTTTAATTCATTTGAACTTCAGTAATATTGTCAAGAACTATCAGCAAACCGGATATTTCTGGGAGCAGTATGATCAAGAAACAGGGAAGGGAAAGGGTGCACGAGTATTTACCGGATGGACATCCCTTATTCTACTAATCATGGCTGAATCCTATGGCAATTGTTAAGTCAATTTTCCCCTGGCTGCCAAGGGCATTCAATTACATTAGAACCCTGTACCAGCTGCTGAGAAAAACTTTCCGTTACGTCAAAATCTTCGGAGGATGTAGTTCGAACCCAGACAACAGAACGCAGTGCTGCTGAAATATTAATTCCCGTATATGTGACAGAGTCTAAAATCTCAAGTTTGTAAAACTTATTCTGGCGCATGCGTTTTAGATCTAAATTTTTGTTTACATCCTTGATTTCATCAATGTAATCATTGTGAATCATCGTGATCGCATCTCCTTCTCATTCCCTGTATAAAACAACAATGAATTCATGTTTTGTTGCACAACTAGTTGTGTGCTTCTGATGTGTGTATATTcttgttttgcttggttgattcACGTCTCTAAACAATTTTTGATCCCGACGAGGGGCTTCAATATGCGAAGCTAAGTGTCTATGTCTGACCACCATCAAATAGATCGGAAAATTGGTATGTCATGTCAGACATTGACCCCCGTTTGATGATTATCCACGTGCATCACACCCAAATGAATCTTCGATGTTGGATGTTTCTTGCAGCAGATTCCTTGCACTCTATCTCAGATTTTCTACTGGACATTTGGactgataatttttttttttttttatatactgATTGCAGGAGTACAAATTAATGTCCAAGGTTTTCTCAGACATTGAACTTCTTAATCAGGTTTGTTAATGCCTTTTTTATCAGAAAACTCAAGTTCAGTTGAGTAACTAACCTTGTTCAACTATAGACAAGTGAGTGATGTTTAATTACACCAATCATGCAGTTATGATGACATTGTATGAAATTATGGACAAAAATGAAAATTTTCACGATATGCTTCTATAGTACAAATTTTGAGCTTTATTAGACTAATCAGATAGTAATGTTATATTTGTCAAAATGACCCATTTCATTTCAtttcatataatcataataaaTTAAGTTTTGAAGGAAGATTCCTTACAACATACATCATGATTCAGGTAGAAAAGTTCCATTTCAGAAAAAAGGCAGAACGCGATAATTAAAAAAACACAAACTAATCATAATTGCTGATACAAAGGTGATTCAAATTCAGGAAGGCTTCAATCCAAGACCATCATATTAAGCTTCATTCACCTTCTTGGAGTTATAATACAATGCATCCCAGTTGACTGTTGCTGAgaaatttttgaaattctttgtTAAAACCCCGGTTTTACGAGCAGAAAAAGACATAGTGGCTTGGAGAGTATGACCATCAACAACCAAGGAGATGTCCAGATATAAATCAGACTCAAATGGAACAGCTACAAGGGATCTGGACAAGGGAATCAGGCCATCAGTTCCTACAATTATTCGTTTCTGTTGCTGTTTCAGAAAGAGTACGCTAGTAGCCCTGCATTTGTCCAATTCAGTGTTGGATGCGGAAATGCATCCATGAACATTTACTGCAACGGAGGTCTTTAACCTAACCTCCACTCGTGCTATAGTGGCATGAGCATAAAAGCCCATGAGAAGAACAATATCTCCTGTGCCATCAGTTGAAGCAAGTTTTACCTCCTGTAAATAAGCATCATCTCTAGAGTAAAATTGCTTATTAGCAAAAACATCATATATGTGACCCTTGAAGGCGCCATGAAAGAGATCAATGTCCAGGCTGTTACAATCATTTTGGAAAGGAATAGGGCCTTTGATGTCCTTGACATCAAATTCATCTCCGGGTTGAAGTGTTTCCCTAGTGTCCTCCTCATCTACTTGGCCTACATTGTATATGTCAAGAATACCAACAGGAGATGCCATGTAAATCCTGCCAAGCTGATTCCGAGGCTCTACATTAACTTCGCCTAGATAGACTATTCCAACGATCTCCAACATGGAGTTGCATTGTTTCTGAAGGGACATAATATTAATGTTAGTTAGTAACTTAGTGGAGAGTAGGAAAGATATCTATACCAATTAAATCCCAACAACTGTGTCCCTGCTTTTTCTCTTTAGATTAAAACACGTATACATTACACAAGTACTACCTGCAGGTTGTGGGGGATAATTGATTACATAAGACAATATACATGGGACTCGGGAATTCTAATATCGCTTATATCCCTAATTTTTACAATGATCCTACCAGCAACAGCTTAAAAAGAAACAGAGACGGTGAACTGAAGATGTTATCCCATATGACTGGACGTACGTGTATACAAAACCCTAGTACGGTATATCTATAAAAACATGAGTACGAGTACTAGGTATTAATTCTTCCGATTAATCCTCGATTTTCGataaatcaaatatatatatatatatatatatatacctgcATCCAGATCTCATCATCGTCCTCTAATTCGTCCTCGTCTGAATCTGAACAAAAATCTACAGGCAGCCGTTGATCCGGTAATCCCAAGGATTTTCTCATCTCTCTATAACTGTCGTAATAACTGCAATCCAAGATCAACACAAACAGCATAAATCAACACGATTAATTTAATAAATCAACGAATACCAAACAAACAAATCAAACCTGATAATTACATTGACTAGACCGACTACCGACCAAACTTTTAAtttttcgtctttaatataacagtatatatatatatatatatattatactatTGTAAGCAAAACATAGGATAATTTAGTTGGTTGGTTCTCATCTTCACATCTTCCATAAAAAAAATACCCATTTCCATAAAAACAAAACACAAATTACATGCACGTTAAAAACATACATACGCATCACAACTATTCCAAGTTCCCTTTCCCGCCACATACATGACTCTTTATTCATTCAATAGTCTAACCATCAGTCCCCTCAGTGTAACAACTAACAACACCGCTAAGTCCCTAGCAAAAAGAGAGAAGTAATAATTTTATATGTCTATCAAAGTTTTACATGGATAATAAAAATAGAACATAATATTATTTTGTTATCAAATAGATATATGGCTGATTAAAATATATAGTTATAAAGAATAAACTAAGATTTatattttttatgaaaaatgatttttttaccTATAAGTTGGTTTCAGAGAAACCAAACTTAACACGacttaaataaaaaaaaagtCTTGTCTTTTGACATGGTAGTATTGTTCTCTCGTTGAGAGGTCTTTATCGTTTCAGAAAGTTTTAAGTTCAGTGTTTGTCTAGTCATCTAGTTTAAATCCCATGGATACGGTTCGCAGCAGTCTTCAGGAAATGGAGGAAGGTTTCGCTATGATTAGTTTGGAAGAGGAGGAACAAGGAGGTATAACTTATGATGAAAAGGAAGGGGGCCTGGGTGAAGTGGATACAAGGTGGTGTCTTGTTGGGCGGTTTCTTATTGAGTCACTCATCGATTATCAGGCGATGCAGCACAAGATGGCGTCACTTTGGCGACCAGGCAAAGGGATGTATGTTAAACAATTGGAGGCTAATAGATTCATGTTCCAGTTCTACCACGAAATAGACATCAAGAGGGTGATAGATGGAAGTCCGTGGACTTTGGACGATTCCATTTGTTATTTGCAAGGCTGAAAGAAGGAGACAACCCAAGAACATTGCCCATCAACAAATTAGATATATGAGTACAACTGCACGATATGGAGGCTGGATTTATGTCACAACGGGTGGTACGGGATATAGGAGACTACATTGGTACATTTGTGGAATCAGATGCAAAAAATTTCATAGGGGTTTGGAGGGAGTATATGTGTGTCCGTGTTATAATTTCGATTGATAATCCGTTGAAGAGGAGGATGAAGTTAAAGAAAAACGCAGCAAACTGGTGTTGGGTCAACTTTAAGTATGAGGAGATCCCGACTTTTTATTTTATCTGTGGTTTGCTAGGCCATAGTGACAAGTTCTGCGCCAAGTTATTTGACACACCGGAGGAACCGATCGAAAAAACCCTATGGTTCTTGGATGCGTGCTGAGCCTCATCGGCGAAATCATACTATAGGAAGTAAGTGGCTTAGAACGGGAGGGGCGGCTCCGGTGAGTAGTACAGTGACCGACAGAGGTGACAAGGTTGTTACCGAAATTGGTGCTAATTTGAATTATCAAGGAGGGAATCCAGGAATAACAGATATGAGTAACATAAAAGAAGCCGGAGCCAGTAACGGAGTCAATCAAGGGATCCTATCTGCAAGTCCTAACAGAAATATAAATATAGTAGCAATCGATCAGGATAATAATTCGTTGAAAGAGGGACCCACAATTGCTGAGCTGGAAAATAAGGCCCTGGTGATAAACGACCCAAAACGTAGAAGGAAGGATAATGAGGTTGGGCCCAATGGGAGTAGTACTACGGACTTGGACATTATCATGAGCCCACAATTTGAAATTAATGAGAACCAAAAAAACTTGTTTTTGGCGGGTGCTGCAGTGCAGGCCCGCCACTCCTCATGAGTACTTTTAACTTCCAGGGCTTGGGGTCGCCCCGAAAAATTCGGTTCCTAAAAGGCGCTGTTACTGTTAGTTAAGAAAGACCCTCTGTTATTATTCTTTGTGAGACGTTAAGTAGTAAAGATCAAATGGAACGAATCAGGTCGAGTCTAAAGTTTCAAGGGATGATTGTTGTTGAACCCCTGGGACGCAGCGGGGGCCTGGCCTTGCTGTGGAGAGAAAATGAGCAAGTTAATCTACTCAGCTTGTCTCAATATCACATTGATGTTGAGCTCCAACTAAGTAATATGCAAACTTGGAGGTTGGCTAGTTTCTACGGGGGCCCAACAGAAACATGAGACGCAGAACATTGGATTTACTACGAATCTAGCACGTGATTCAAACTTACCTTGGTGTATTATTGGCGACATGAATAATATAGATTCTCAATAAGATAAGAAAGGTGGGGTTGCTTATCCTCAACATTTGATTGATGGCTTTAACAGGGTTCTGGAGGACATAGCACTGCAAGACTTGCCTCTTAATGGCCACCAATTTACATGGGAACGAGGTAGGAATACGGCTGCTTGGATTGAATAAGACTGGACAGGGTTGTTGTTTCCAGTTCATGGTTGTCTATATTCCCTCTTGCAAAGTTGTACACGAAGGAAGGTTCATCCTCGGACCATAGTCCCATTTGTCTCGAGCCCATCGTAAAACAGACCTGGAATGGTAAGAAGTGCTTCAGATTCGAGAATGCATGGCTGACGAAGCCACTTTGCTACCAGATTGTGAAGGACAAATGGGAGTACGATAGAGCAGCTAATATTACTCATAAAGTTCAACAATGCGTAGAGAAACTGGCAGTTTGGGGGAGAGAATAACTGGGTGCTTCAGTAAGAAAATTAAAGAATGCAAGCTGGAGATGAAACAACTACGGAGTAGAAGGGACGAACAGTCGTTATAAATGCATCAAGAGGCCAAACAAAAACTCCATTTAATTCTTGATCAGAAAGAAATATACTGGCTCCAGAGATCAAAAAATTATGGTTGCAATATGGGGATAAGAACACGAAATACttctgttatggattaaaaactaaggtatcttaattgctgtatttaatgctaaggaacgtgagcttcgaagCTCGGTTTGActactcttgtgtttcgtgactcaatctgtcttaacaagatgcctacgtaccttgctgaatgctaaggatcaagtcaaaaaatgtagttctgattgatggggtgagaccccttatatagatgttgggagtccttgaattggactagggtttggagacttggtggacaagtctcagaattagaatgggctttggagtcctaagaggtaggaagttgaatccttatcccaccaggttccttggaggccaatctacaggatttatttctccattaAGACTCATCTTATCAGTTGACTTATCCCTTactaattaattacgaaattaattaatattcagggttttgggccctctCAAATGGCCTAGCAattggcccaattctgatatgattatgcaacattaattacatacccaaaccttattttcttccctatcatttgcccccccaacttttgggaaacagtgactaggtttcgcaaaagttaagttcattcattcccttacagggtatcacttttgcgtaaagtgtggagcgacctacacatttacaacgatttacttttatccctattatttaggaatttatcttaatttccagaaattttccctgaattctggatttttccttaattttctggaatgTTCCCtgaatttctgggatttttccttaatttccagaaATTTTCCCTTATTCTGGGATATTTTCCTTAATTTTAATGGAATTTTCCCTaaattctgggattttccttgattttctggaatttttccctgAATTTCTGGGacttttccttaatttccaggaattttcccttaattttgggatatttccttaattttctggaattttccctgaattttgggattttccttgattttctggatttttcccttaattctgggattttttcttgattttttctggatttttcccttaattctgggatttattccttattttctgaaaatatttacatttttcagaaaattttcaaagaatttccattaattttctggatttattccttattttctgaaaatattcacatttttcagaaaatattcaAGGAATttccatctttttcttctttttttttttaaatacctggttcgaccaggaatcctgttcgaccaggatcctggtcgaattaaccatCAGTATGCCCTGGTCGAcggaattcgaccaggattttgaCCAGGGCAActcctggtcgaatttcgaccaggatttatacatttttttaaaaaatatccctccctttttcgaccagaaatcctattcgaccaggatcctggtcgaattgaGGTTCTGTACGTCTTGGTCGAAGGTTGTTTCTGGCAGGAGGATTCGAGGAGAATACTGACCGATTTTGGTcaggatcttgagtttttgaccGAATAAACGCCTCCTTCTTAGTCTTAGTCGAAGCTATATTGACCTCAGACATTTCGACCAAAAATTAAATGGTGATTCTGGTCGAATTGGGTCAAAGTCTGGTCGATTTATCCCTCTATTTCAGCCCTAGTCGAAGGCATTTTCGACCTCATCCTTTTGACCAGAATTTCAATACGAATTCTGATCGAATGGGATCaggatttttttattttattatttcaagcCCACATACATGATCTGGGCCCTAAACCTGGGCTGGATTTTTTGAACCCTTTACTGGGCTTTTTCTGTATTGGGCTTTTCCCTTTTGGGCCTTTAGATGGACTTCTATTCTCCTAGGCCTAATAACACTTGGACTTTCTAGGCTTTTTTGTCTAGCTTATTTCTGGAACCTTCCAGAATTTGAGCCCATGAGATGGGTCGGGCCCTGATTTTCAAACCCAACTACCAGATTATTCTGGAATTTCTGAGGTTTCTTCTGGATTTTTCCAGATTTTGCCAAGTAATATCTACTTTTCCAGAATTTTCTTAAAGTTTTCCTAACTTTTCTAGATTTCAAAAATTGTTGGGATTCaccccttacacaagtcttaagaaacctcaaaataaagctaaaaatgtaaatcctaagcaagcaaagcttcaaggtgcttttcaaccttcttgtcatcttgacaagtgagaatcgtgctcaaccactttacacatagtaaatcttcaggttttgtgcatgccaagttctcgggattTCAAAACCATcatagtctcaagcttgtaggttcctctaccttgaacactcttgaccttgtacgacccttcccaatttggggcaagtttcccactctgccctacaccagaagcttctatctttctcaggactaagtcaccctatttgaagaacctttccttaacccttaggttgtagtagaatgaagtttttttttctgatattccattatcttcgcatgtgcctcatctagtacttcatcgattagatccagggctaacctttgccctttttcattttcctcagcattgaaagcttgaatcctgggagtggaatgtgatatttctacaggaacaactgcttctgccccatatgttaacataaagggagttgctccagtcgtgactctacaggtagtcttataggcccatagtattgggagtatttcatccacccaattattcctcgacttctcgatcctcttctttagtccatccaggattattcgattcgcaaCTTCTGTTTGTCCATTGGCTTGcaggtgagccacagaggtgaaccgtaattCAATTTCGTTCTCCTtacaatacttcttaaattcctcattgttgaactgtgttccattgtcagtgactaggatgcggggaattccataccagcacatgatattttcccacaggaattgtgcaacctgcttagtggtgattttggccaaaggctttgcttcaatccacttagtaaaataatcaatggctacaatcaggaatttCCTTTGtcccgtggccatggggaaaggcccaagtatatccattccccacatagcagaggggatgggtgagttgatggaggtcagcatctcggggggttgtctaacgacaggcGCATGCTTCtaacagcggtcacacttcttcaaaTACTCTTTGGcgtcagccatcatttctggccaatataagcctaaacgggttatcttatgagttagtgctctgccccccaagtgttgcccacaaatgccttcatgcacttcttcaagagccaagcgtgcctcatcgggcctgagacatcttaggtaacgaactacataagatcttttatacaaaatcctaTCTATTAACTAGTATCTTAGTGCTCTAACagccaactttcgtgcttcagtagcatcatttggcaaccaaccggtttgaatacgggtcttaatgggatctatccatgatgtccccagacctataggagctacaagattaacatcaatgctccgtgtctttaaaacacggaagtatacactcctgaactttcctctatctcagatgaagcaaactttgataatgcatctgccttagcattttcctcccttggaatgtgctcaacatggcattcatcgaattgggtcatcacaacccttaccaggcggacatacttagccatcgtatcatcccttgcttcaaactttccctttacctgggatatgaccagcttcgagtctccacagacctttaagttcttgactttaagtgtccctgctaagccaaggccagctatcagagcttcatactcCGCCTCATTGTTTGtagtcgggaagtctaacttcaaggcatactcaatcaagaacacatcagggctttgtaaaaccaaacctgctctacttgaatttgtttttgatgctccatcaaaatagagaacccaatattccttctccttatcatcctgttctttgtcccccttatcagCCTCCTTGTCTTGAGggtcttgaggtatggtatcctcctgcccccgacttcttggttgggtatggtacattccaccacgaagtcagccaatgcctgggcttttattgttgTTCTTGGCTTATTTTGATGTCGAATTCgcccaactctattgcccacttgatcaacctccaaACCTTTGGACTATGAATAAatttctcaggggttgatttgtgagcacctcaatttgatgagtctgaaagtaaggacgtaactttcttgaagtcatcaccaaggctaaagtaaacttctcaatagttgaataattcaactcagctccatgcagaattttgctgacatagtatacgggtttctggattttcagatcctccttaaccaatacagtgctcaaagca
This genomic interval from Apium graveolens cultivar Ventura chromosome 8, ASM990537v1, whole genome shotgun sequence contains the following:
- the LOC141677928 gene encoding uncharacterized protein LOC141677928, giving the protein MLFVLILDCSYYDSYREMRKSLGLPDQRLPVDFCSDSDEDELEDDDEIWMQKQCNSMLEIVGIVYLGEVNVEPRNQLGRIYMASPVGILDIYNVGQVDEEDTRETLQPGDEFDVKDIKGPIPFQNDCNSLDIDLFHGAFKGHIYDVFANKQFYSRDDAYLQEVKLASTDGTGDIVLLMGFYAHATIARVEVRLKTSVAVNVHGCISASNTELDKCRATSVLFLKQQQKRIIVGTDGLIPLSRSLVAVPFESDLYLDISLVVDGHTLQATMSFSARKTGVLTKNFKNFSATVNWDALYYNSKKVNEA